A genomic region of Azoarcus sp. KH32C contains the following coding sequences:
- a CDS encoding DUF4011 domain-containing protein yields MNAPMSPEHQEEQQTTTVDDLIFSGDLTLEEALQRLRLRLLDLSGRNRLLNFKHSVGKSLQFAHSNPEAVFARLFATSSGAGSQISPVPEPPSSAWTTVNGRLTKPDPKQFAASLALDTAYELPITNRNVPVATNAGNRIQTLYYAEDLGRHCRKIDREAKLAIEETGANMLYLVFGFLEYPESPTSDKLYRAPLVCLPVRIEKVENGPYATFHIAYTGEELAENLSLREKVLRDFGLRLPEFDEDGTLASYFSAVEEVIEDQPQWRLRRMMSLTLLSFANMLLVRDLDPENWGSADGRHNRLLHHPIVRQVFEGVASVDGAKYGEEYAIDDHKHALLPLIYDADSSQHSALIDVIEGRNLVIEGPPGTGKSQTITNLIAAALHMGKKVLFVSEKLAALEVVKARLSHAGLENFILELHSNKTSKKRVIEDLEKRKRFCPREPDGLDAMLKSLGRKRNELKTYAELLNGIHGNSQNLTVHKVLWKAEKFRKRIGNTAELVQPLAVSPAPSTATEEFRAQYDTLRYVAKNFDEIGSYDSKHPFWGFFPEEIRPGQDLCIHSVLQDFSAKFESFADSMANAAELLGGHNLNMSAESANSLINVLATLAPADPADVAFQLLPKLFTQDDPGAHRSGQVIEDLRTRLLELERLEKTIDQRWLAANDASSEQVAEAQRFDAFVKDLNAGSTPLRKLPQKLETLSRVTDKASAALEELESAARTAGVDFDGTPAAIAKLQLVLSLAVAAPDDVLYLRHEGLRHPHAHAGLKSAAGVLAEIQARRAALNTTLYLDMTPAEAELRAAIVVLREGDKWFRVFQGKWRRAVGLHKQLQRNKEKKVASARLAQLEEVLATLQRKHAWCNNAELRSFAGPSFRDDETPLGPLTTLSGWIDDAVKRLQGAQLSITTFDPVSVDAVRIAQLRNLKASVERAVSELEYFSLVRAQEFSCAAVFEKLRPSESWNRHLAAAQQVIAQGTQYYSAFVESLNVAAILCADALPIVKASHRVPSAIRELDGHEAGAVLLGEYFSGTTTNLETVEGALLYGRQIKNAKLPLAVESVLVSESSPQNYAYLSGLVKSIQGGWDAASEFTRKMQAYGEFRLDDWVGESSTSHSQYVLNLFEKTHTAASNLDLVQDWSQYITQRKEALGHGLQPFVGLLESGELPSSRLPDAFAYRFYASIAESLFRTFPELSRFNGVRHSTVRVEFAELDKQIIKLRGQQVSLKCVGLACPPAGHSGARVADKTEMALLEHLMSLTLPRTPVRQILRRAGKSVQELKPCFMMGPQAVAQFLEPGHLEFDIVVMDEASQLKPEEAIGAIARGKQLVVVGDPKQLPPTAFFSRQNPAGDGDDGGQQTAAEDAESILDVCMGHFHPVRTLRWHYRSRHESLIAFSNHYFYNGKLFVFPSPYPKSKALGLHYIPVPNGIYENQMNKVEALRVVDAIVEHISSRSEDSLGVVTLNIKQRDLIAELWEERRKSIPQAEEFERRWDGEGMGLFFKNLENVQGDERDCILISTTFGKPAGASVVRQNFGPISRQGGWRRLNVLFTRARKSIGMITSMQPEDIIADGSTPEGTKALRNYLEYARSGILPQEIETGLEPDSDFEVSVIDLLESWGYSVTPQLGVAGFRIDIAVRHPRYPSAYLAAVECDGATYHSGVSVRDRDRIRQEILESLGWKGKIWRIWSTDWFRNPLSEAKNLYAFLESLKDSSVPAEFVVEERRELAEPPQDEEPTRAATTVATLDKEEAAINILDEDEENLEVEVGDLVTYCGAGDTENEPITVRITSSQSNFEQGLLASHTPLAQVLMGGMVGDTVVLRVPGKSPQQFIIKTIKRPQAEMSN; encoded by the coding sequence GTGAACGCACCGATGTCGCCTGAACACCAGGAAGAGCAGCAAACAACAACTGTCGATGACCTTATCTTTAGTGGCGATTTGACGCTTGAGGAAGCGCTTCAGCGGCTACGCCTGCGACTCCTCGACCTCTCCGGACGTAACCGCCTCCTGAACTTCAAGCACTCAGTCGGCAAATCACTGCAGTTCGCCCATTCCAATCCGGAAGCTGTCTTCGCTAGGCTATTTGCCACCAGTAGTGGTGCTGGCAGTCAAATAAGCCCTGTGCCGGAACCTCCGAGTTCGGCCTGGACGACCGTCAATGGCAGGCTGACCAAGCCGGACCCCAAGCAGTTCGCGGCCTCGCTGGCGCTCGACACAGCGTACGAGCTCCCGATTACGAACCGGAACGTTCCTGTTGCCACGAACGCCGGCAATCGAATTCAGACTCTCTATTACGCGGAAGACCTTGGCCGTCACTGCCGCAAGATTGACCGCGAAGCTAAGCTTGCAATCGAAGAGACAGGCGCCAATATGCTTTACTTGGTGTTCGGTTTCTTGGAGTATCCCGAGAGCCCGACGAGCGACAAGCTATACCGTGCTCCCTTGGTTTGCCTTCCGGTCAGAATCGAGAAAGTCGAAAACGGGCCCTATGCCACTTTTCACATTGCTTACACCGGCGAAGAGTTGGCTGAGAATCTTTCACTACGAGAAAAGGTACTTCGTGACTTTGGTCTGAGGCTTCCGGAATTTGACGAAGACGGCACCTTGGCGAGCTATTTCTCGGCGGTCGAGGAGGTCATCGAGGACCAACCGCAATGGCGCCTGCGCCGCATGATGTCGCTTACACTTTTGTCGTTTGCGAACATGCTTCTCGTTCGGGACTTGGACCCTGAGAACTGGGGCTCAGCGGACGGCCGCCACAATCGACTGCTCCATCACCCTATCGTCCGACAGGTGTTCGAAGGAGTCGCGTCCGTTGATGGCGCTAAGTACGGAGAGGAGTATGCGATTGACGACCACAAGCACGCGCTTCTTCCATTGATTTATGACGCGGATAGTTCTCAGCATAGCGCACTGATTGACGTCATCGAAGGAAGGAACCTTGTCATCGAAGGGCCTCCGGGCACGGGCAAATCGCAAACTATTACTAACCTGATTGCTGCCGCTTTGCACATGGGCAAGAAGGTGCTTTTCGTATCGGAAAAGCTTGCCGCGCTTGAGGTAGTTAAAGCCCGGCTGTCGCACGCGGGGCTGGAAAATTTTATTCTCGAACTGCACAGCAATAAGACCAGCAAGAAGAGGGTCATTGAGGACTTGGAGAAGCGTAAGCGCTTTTGCCCACGTGAACCTGATGGGCTGGATGCCATGCTCAAGTCCCTTGGCAGAAAGCGAAATGAACTCAAGACCTATGCGGAGCTGCTAAATGGTATTCACGGCAATAGCCAGAACCTGACGGTTCACAAGGTCCTCTGGAAAGCCGAGAAATTCAGAAAACGTATCGGCAATACTGCCGAGTTGGTGCAGCCGCTCGCGGTAAGCCCGGCTCCGTCGACGGCGACCGAAGAATTTAGGGCTCAATACGATACGCTTCGTTATGTAGCCAAGAATTTCGACGAAATCGGCTCGTACGATAGCAAGCATCCGTTCTGGGGCTTCTTTCCTGAGGAGATTCGACCGGGCCAGGACTTGTGCATCCACTCGGTACTGCAAGACTTCTCGGCCAAATTCGAGAGTTTTGCAGATTCGATGGCGAACGCCGCTGAACTCCTTGGTGGCCATAACCTCAATATGTCGGCCGAGAGCGCAAACAGCCTTATTAATGTGCTGGCGACGCTTGCACCGGCAGACCCCGCGGATGTCGCTTTTCAACTGCTGCCTAAGCTCTTCACGCAGGACGACCCAGGGGCGCATCGTTCAGGCCAGGTTATCGAGGATTTGCGTACTCGCCTCTTAGAGCTTGAGAGGCTTGAGAAGACAATCGACCAGCGCTGGCTTGCCGCCAACGATGCCTCGTCTGAGCAGGTCGCGGAGGCGCAACGGTTCGACGCCTTTGTGAAGGACTTGAACGCAGGTAGTACTCCACTCCGTAAACTGCCTCAGAAACTGGAAACGTTAAGCAGGGTTACGGATAAGGCGTCAGCGGCCTTGGAAGAGCTCGAGTCGGCCGCCCGAACCGCGGGCGTTGATTTCGATGGCACCCCTGCGGCCATTGCTAAACTGCAACTGGTTCTGTCGCTCGCCGTGGCTGCGCCGGATGATGTCTTGTATCTACGGCACGAGGGGCTTCGCCATCCGCACGCTCATGCTGGACTGAAGTCTGCAGCCGGTGTGTTGGCGGAGATACAAGCTAGACGAGCGGCACTCAACACAACCTTGTATCTCGACATGACGCCGGCGGAGGCCGAGCTGAGAGCAGCCATTGTTGTCCTTCGGGAGGGCGACAAGTGGTTCCGCGTTTTCCAGGGAAAGTGGCGTCGCGCAGTTGGTCTTCATAAACAACTGCAGCGAAACAAGGAGAAGAAGGTGGCCTCGGCTCGCTTGGCTCAGCTCGAAGAGGTTCTCGCCACTTTGCAGCGCAAACATGCGTGGTGCAACAACGCCGAACTTCGCTCTTTCGCAGGTCCGTCGTTCAGAGACGACGAGACGCCCCTTGGCCCACTCACTACGCTGTCGGGTTGGATTGATGACGCCGTAAAGCGTCTGCAGGGGGCGCAGTTAAGCATCACAACCTTTGACCCAGTTTCGGTCGACGCTGTGAGAATCGCGCAGTTGCGGAACCTCAAAGCCAGCGTGGAACGCGCAGTATCGGAACTTGAGTACTTCTCTCTTGTACGTGCTCAGGAGTTTTCCTGCGCCGCAGTGTTCGAAAAGTTGCGGCCGAGCGAAAGTTGGAATCGTCATTTAGCTGCAGCGCAACAGGTAATTGCGCAGGGTACGCAATACTACTCAGCCTTCGTAGAATCCCTTAATGTCGCGGCAATTCTCTGTGCGGACGCTCTGCCAATCGTCAAAGCAAGCCACCGGGTGCCTAGCGCTATCCGGGAACTGGACGGGCATGAGGCAGGCGCTGTGCTTCTTGGAGAGTACTTCTCCGGCACCACGACTAATCTAGAGACCGTCGAGGGCGCCTTGCTGTATGGACGCCAAATCAAGAACGCAAAACTACCGCTGGCAGTGGAGTCGGTATTGGTCTCAGAATCAAGTCCACAGAACTATGCTTACCTTTCCGGGTTGGTTAAGTCCATACAAGGTGGATGGGACGCAGCGTCTGAATTCACTAGGAAGATGCAGGCGTACGGCGAATTCCGCTTGGACGATTGGGTCGGTGAGTCGTCAACTTCGCATTCCCAATATGTTCTGAATCTCTTCGAGAAGACACACACCGCCGCATCGAATCTCGACCTCGTGCAGGATTGGAGCCAATACATCACCCAGCGCAAGGAAGCTTTGGGGCACGGCCTGCAGCCTTTTGTTGGGTTGCTCGAGTCCGGCGAACTGCCGTCGTCGCGATTGCCCGATGCCTTCGCGTACCGATTCTACGCATCGATTGCCGAATCCCTGTTCAGAACCTTCCCGGAGCTGAGTCGATTCAATGGCGTTCGGCACTCCACGGTACGCGTTGAGTTCGCGGAACTCGACAAGCAAATCATCAAGCTTCGGGGCCAACAGGTCTCGCTGAAGTGTGTAGGCCTAGCTTGTCCGCCCGCCGGCCACAGCGGCGCCCGGGTGGCCGATAAGACGGAGATGGCGCTTCTGGAGCATCTCATGTCCCTCACCCTCCCGAGAACGCCGGTTCGTCAGATTCTCAGAAGAGCAGGCAAATCCGTTCAGGAGCTCAAGCCCTGCTTCATGATGGGCCCACAGGCGGTGGCACAGTTTCTAGAGCCTGGTCATTTGGAGTTCGACATCGTCGTGATGGACGAGGCATCGCAGCTAAAGCCCGAGGAAGCGATTGGGGCAATTGCGCGGGGCAAGCAACTGGTGGTGGTCGGCGACCCGAAACAGCTACCGCCGACAGCTTTCTTCTCGCGACAGAATCCAGCGGGGGATGGCGACGACGGTGGACAGCAAACCGCCGCCGAGGACGCTGAGAGCATTCTCGACGTCTGCATGGGCCACTTTCATCCCGTCAGAACGCTTCGCTGGCACTACCGTTCTCGCCACGAGTCATTGATTGCGTTTTCCAACCACTATTTCTACAACGGCAAACTTTTCGTATTTCCGTCGCCATATCCTAAGAGCAAGGCGTTGGGGCTGCACTACATACCGGTACCGAACGGCATCTACGAAAACCAAATGAACAAGGTCGAGGCCCTTCGCGTTGTCGACGCTATTGTCGAACATATTTCCTCACGTTCCGAAGATTCTCTAGGCGTGGTGACCCTCAACATCAAGCAACGTGACCTCATTGCGGAACTCTGGGAAGAGCGACGCAAGTCCATCCCGCAAGCAGAAGAGTTTGAACGGCGCTGGGATGGCGAGGGCATGGGATTGTTCTTCAAGAACCTTGAAAACGTTCAAGGTGATGAACGGGATTGCATCCTGATTTCGACCACCTTCGGTAAGCCAGCGGGGGCCAGTGTCGTTCGTCAGAACTTCGGTCCAATTAGCCGACAGGGCGGGTGGCGCCGGCTCAACGTACTCTTCACGCGGGCCCGCAAGTCCATTGGCATGATTACCTCGATGCAGCCTGAGGACATCATCGCGGATGGCAGCACCCCCGAGGGAACCAAAGCCCTCCGCAACTACCTCGAGTACGCACGCAGTGGCATTCTTCCGCAGGAAATCGAAACTGGCCTCGAGCCCGACAGCGACTTTGAAGTCTCTGTAATCGACTTGCTTGAGTCGTGGGGATACTCGGTTACACCGCAGCTCGGTGTGGCCGGCTTCCGCATTGATATTGCCGTGAGACACCCGCGGTACCCATCAGCGTACTTAGCGGCAGTGGAATGCGACGGCGCGACATATCACTCCGGTGTTTCGGTAAGGGACCGAGACCGGATTCGCCAAGAGATTCTCGAAAGCCTTGGCTGGAAGGGGAAGATTTGGCGAATCTGGTCGACAGACTGGTTCCGGAATCCGCTCTCCGAGGCCAAAAATCTCTATGCGTTCCTTGAGTCGCTGAAGGATTCGTCTGTTCCCGCCGAGTTCGTCGTCGAGGAACGCCGCGAATTGGCCGAGCCCCCTCAGGATGAAGAGCCCACCCGCGCAGCGACCACTGTGGCGACCCTCGACAAGGAGGAAGCCGCAATCAACATTCTTGATGAGGACGAGGAAAACCTGGAAGTTGAGGTCGGCGACCTCGTGACATATTGCGGCGCTGGCGACACAGAAAATGAGCCTATCACTGTGCGCATCACCAGTAGCCAGAGTAATTTCGAGCAGGGGCTGCTCGCATCGCACACGCCGTTGGCGCAGGTCTTGATGGGTGGAATGGTTGGAGACACGGTCGTGCTTCGGGTGCCAGGGAAGTCGCCGCAGCAGTTCATTATCAAAACAATTAAGCGCCCTCAGGCTGAGATGTCCAACTAA
- a CDS encoding GNAT family N-acetyltransferase, translated as MTDTLLADLTIRIELPRDIPAVREVNLAAFGRTTEADLVDTLRENAKFVLSLVAVLGDRVVGHILFTDMLASAQRLAGLAPMAVLPEFQNAGIGSALVRAGMEYLREQSFAGVVVLGHKDYYPRFGYRPAAKFGITTQFDVPAEYLLVAQLSEAPLAPGNVRYQPEFETVSP; from the coding sequence ATGACTGACACTCTGCTCGCCGACCTTACCATCCGCATTGAACTTCCCCGGGACATCCCCGCGGTCCGCGAGGTGAACCTCGCGGCGTTCGGGCGAACTACGGAAGCCGACCTCGTCGACACCCTGCGAGAGAACGCAAAATTCGTGCTCTCCCTCGTGGCTGTCCTAGGCGACCGGGTCGTCGGTCACATTCTCTTCACCGATATGCTCGCCTCCGCGCAGCGACTGGCTGGGCTTGCCCCAATGGCTGTGCTCCCAGAATTCCAAAATGCCGGGATTGGGAGTGCGCTAGTCCGAGCGGGAATGGAATATCTGCGCGAACAGAGTTTCGCCGGCGTCGTGGTCCTCGGGCACAAAGACTACTATCCGCGGTTCGGCTACCGCCCAGCAGCGAAGTTCGGCATCACGACGCAGTTCGATGTGCCGGCGGAATATTTGCTGGTCGCCCAGCTTTCAGAGGCTCCGCTTGCGCCGGGCAACGTGCGCTACCAGCCTGAGTTCGAGACGGTGTCACCTTAG
- a CDS encoding UPF0149 family protein: MIFERHFSSAAGARFARAFAPVGYTSIPHRAQIPDAQRKKPFLATLMPIQPLVTAELNELSDFLESVSQTGATMALDTLHGYLSAIAIGPREPALEEWLPRVWSEDGTGAPAFKDSEHESRIVSLIEGLLEDIRNDLDDPDYAFSPLVAHETIAGRPFFDGEMWCYGFMQAVQRFAHDWASFVASSEGHKLLRPIYLLGADDVSPAEEALTMTAEQREKLTGQISDAVDKIADKLLEERIRAALPEQAERQLAAMPSGSPQTGQLCPCGSGAAFNACCGGSRVLH, translated from the coding sequence GTGATTTTTGAAAGGCATTTTTCGTCTGCGGCCGGGGCACGCTTTGCACGTGCCTTCGCACCCGTGGGGTACACTTCCATCCCGCATCGTGCGCAAATTCCCGATGCCCAACGTAAGAAACCCTTCCTCGCGACACTCATGCCCATCCAGCCTCTAGTCACCGCCGAGCTGAACGAGCTCTCGGATTTCCTCGAGTCCGTATCGCAGACCGGCGCTACGATGGCCTTGGATACGCTTCACGGCTACCTCAGCGCCATCGCGATTGGCCCCAGAGAGCCGGCACTCGAGGAATGGCTGCCCCGCGTCTGGTCCGAGGACGGGACTGGCGCGCCCGCCTTCAAGGACTCCGAGCACGAGAGCCGCATCGTGTCGCTCATTGAAGGCCTTCTCGAGGACATTCGGAACGACCTCGACGACCCGGACTACGCTTTTTCGCCTCTGGTCGCGCATGAAACAATCGCTGGACGCCCTTTTTTCGATGGCGAAATGTGGTGTTACGGCTTCATGCAGGCTGTTCAACGCTTCGCGCACGACTGGGCGTCCTTTGTTGCGTCGAGCGAGGGTCATAAGTTGCTTCGTCCGATATACCTGCTCGGAGCGGATGACGTCAGCCCCGCCGAGGAAGCGCTGACCATGACAGCCGAGCAACGTGAAAAGCTCACTGGCCAGATATCTGACGCCGTCGACAAGATTGCCGACAAACTTCTCGAGGAACGAATTCGCGCCGCCCTGCCCGAACAAGCTGAACGTCAACTGGCTGCCATGCCCTCGGGGTCCCCCCAGACGGGACAGCTCTGCCCCTGCGGCAGTGGCGCTGCGTTCAACGCGTGCTGCGGCGGCTCCCGAGTCCTTCACTGA
- a CDS encoding integration host factor subunit alpha, with amino-acid sequence MTLTKADLIQLVVDNVGLNKREAAEMVEAFFEEISSALEAGDDVKLSGFGGFQLRVKPERPGRNPKTGEGAVIAARRVVTFHPSQKLKIAVGELASKKLETRGLVSGVTGTSRIGRRVVAEGV; translated from the coding sequence ATGACACTCACGAAAGCAGACCTCATTCAACTCGTGGTCGACAATGTCGGCCTCAACAAGCGCGAAGCAGCCGAAATGGTCGAGGCCTTCTTCGAGGAAATCAGTTCCGCACTCGAGGCCGGTGATGACGTCAAGCTGTCGGGATTCGGAGGATTTCAGTTGCGCGTGAAGCCTGAGCGTCCCGGGCGCAACCCGAAGACCGGCGAAGGGGCGGTGATTGCCGCTCGGCGCGTCGTTACCTTCCATCCAAGTCAGAAGCTGAAGATTGCTGTGGGTGAGCTTGCGAGCAAGAAGTTGGAGACGCGAGGGCTTGTCAGTGGAGTGACCGGGACGTCGAGGATTGGGCGTCGGGTCGTCGCGGAGGGTGTTTAA
- a CDS encoding phospholipase D-like domain-containing protein produces MPLLTSANAPAIRTIKPKEVAPKPKGATAASGPLQANIELILNGTRDPDHAQSVLPLFEKAVRFVCVVAFARESGWTEVKDALEDALKQGVRAQVVVGLDFFQTEPPVLFSLHALSKRYPKHLHFFVSGKSRKRTMHPKAYVFHYEDRSSTLIIGSANLTAGGLCSNHELSLMAETACDTLANAISAEIEAQVASGEFEPATQQRLNEYRIQHQIRKLHHQAAEEYAEQDWQQHLGAQAPVSGSRGGPYLPTLQAWLIRMRADKSQEGFDAQQVVRKDSLTHSKTCLTALRTMKHASPASFLMRYEKLLAGGWHSGGLHRGKSFMADDAAEFKAGLVTLHNALRANPKLPAGPAYDLVKTALLKVKGAAMNVASEILHSSAPTRFAVMNKNSVRGMRMAGFTQYPEKPDLKKVDDALYAKFCKDAEKTRIALGLDSLSELDALFNYAYWR; encoded by the coding sequence ATGCCTCTACTAACTTCTGCAAATGCCCCGGCCATTCGGACTATCAAGCCAAAAGAAGTCGCCCCCAAGCCGAAGGGTGCTACTGCCGCTTCGGGTCCGCTGCAAGCGAATATCGAATTAATCCTCAACGGAACTCGGGACCCAGACCACGCACAAAGCGTGCTGCCTCTGTTTGAAAAAGCAGTCCGCTTTGTGTGCGTCGTGGCTTTCGCTCGCGAAAGCGGGTGGACTGAAGTCAAGGATGCCTTAGAAGATGCGCTTAAGCAGGGCGTGCGGGCCCAAGTCGTTGTCGGCCTTGATTTCTTCCAGACTGAACCGCCAGTCCTTTTTTCGCTGCACGCGTTATCGAAGAGGTATCCCAAGCACCTACATTTCTTTGTAAGCGGGAAGTCCCGTAAACGGACCATGCATCCGAAAGCCTATGTCTTCCACTACGAGGACCGGAGTTCAACGCTGATTATCGGTTCGGCAAACCTAACAGCAGGTGGCCTGTGCTCAAACCACGAGCTGTCGCTGATGGCCGAGACAGCCTGCGATACCTTGGCCAATGCTATCTCGGCTGAAATAGAGGCGCAGGTGGCATCCGGCGAATTCGAACCCGCCACGCAGCAGAGGCTCAACGAGTATCGAATTCAGCACCAGATACGCAAGCTGCACCACCAGGCGGCAGAAGAATACGCGGAACAGGACTGGCAGCAACACCTTGGCGCACAGGCCCCGGTCTCTGGCTCACGGGGCGGGCCTTATTTGCCAACCCTTCAAGCTTGGCTCATTCGGATGAGGGCCGACAAGAGCCAGGAGGGATTTGACGCTCAACAGGTTGTGCGCAAAGACAGCCTGACCCATTCCAAGACCTGCCTCACTGCGCTGCGCACAATGAAGCATGCCAGTCCTGCATCCTTCCTCATGCGGTACGAAAAGCTACTGGCAGGCGGTTGGCACTCTGGCGGCCTGCATCGGGGCAAGTCCTTCATGGCGGATGATGCGGCCGAGTTTAAGGCTGGCCTCGTCACGCTCCACAATGCTTTGCGGGCAAATCCCAAACTCCCGGCAGGCCCGGCATACGACCTGGTGAAGACGGCGCTTTTAAAAGTTAAGGGAGCCGCAATGAATGTTGCTTCCGAAATCCTGCACTCCAGCGCGCCAACTCGGTTCGCTGTGATGAACAAGAATTCAGTCCGGGGTATGCGTATGGCCGGCTTCACGCAATATCCCGAAAAGCCTGACCTGAAAAAGGTGGATGATGCCCTCTACGCCAAGTTCTGCAAGGATGCCGAAAAAACACGCATAGCCTTGGGCCTCGACAGCCTCTCGGAATTGGACGCCCTGTTTAATTACGCCTACTGGCGGTAA
- a CDS encoding DnaJ family molecular chaperone has product MSRTRPYIQESAKELETLFESVKDDLPKVKRILAELKHRSTPSAVTLREKVERHLKGEAKTSKSHGPGRADEPPLPEQPSHHIVDCKGCNTRIRIPVKEVCVVYRCPNCHLSFEAEYRGGVMEIVFLPAQQEEHITEDSARSILGVAAGAPFAEIKTAWRRLSQQYHPDKHQGLPERLRRAAEIEMARINRAYQVLARASAEEF; this is encoded by the coding sequence ATGTCACGGACCCGACCCTACATTCAAGAATCGGCGAAAGAGCTGGAGACACTTTTTGAGAGCGTCAAAGACGACCTCCCGAAGGTGAAGCGCATCCTCGCGGAGCTAAAGCACCGTTCAACGCCGTCCGCCGTTACTCTCCGGGAAAAGGTCGAACGGCATCTAAAGGGGGAAGCGAAGACGAGTAAGTCGCATGGCCCCGGACGAGCCGATGAACCTCCCCTTCCGGAGCAGCCGTCCCACCATATCGTCGACTGCAAGGGCTGCAACACCAGGATTCGGATACCGGTTAAGGAGGTGTGTGTCGTCTATCGCTGCCCGAATTGCCACCTATCATTTGAAGCGGAGTACCGAGGCGGCGTGATGGAGATTGTGTTCTTGCCTGCGCAACAGGAGGAGCACATCACTGAGGACTCAGCGCGTTCAATTCTCGGTGTAGCTGCGGGTGCCCCGTTCGCTGAGATAAAGACTGCCTGGCGGCGGCTCAGCCAACAATATCATCCGGACAAGCACCAAGGTTTGCCAGAACGACTGAGAAGGGCTGCAGAAATTGAAATGGCGCGTATCAATCGAGCATATCAGGTACTTGCGCGTGCGTCCGCCGAAGAGTTTTGA
- a CDS encoding competence protein CoiA family protein: MTALLLRTDGLLVSPEEVGRGLACNCLCPGCGHAVIARHGTEKVWHFAHHRAPPCSEGYEKSVHELAKQLIRDRRELLVPTLEAVVSATDAYGRRLEDRELVFEAKRVHLDDCRLSVKLNDVTADVVGRAQDREVLVEVTVFHRLMPDKEARLKATGIAALEVDLSIFKTVQATRERVEEALFDNRTNRRWLLHPHLVMAESTAMGRLQRRLAEIREQYEIAVRERDAKLRADRPTHRSGFGDSPVRRVGALYGGPNYEARPSQSETTWRAAFPDDGDNRRAQVALAKRAGKSLMDVKRVTEQATKREHLQAVTPASLAEKWADQLHIDAKDVMRFFEDAFYVI, encoded by the coding sequence ATGACCGCTCTCCTCCTCCGCACCGACGGCCTCCTCGTGAGTCCCGAGGAGGTCGGCCGCGGTCTTGCCTGCAACTGCCTCTGCCCTGGCTGCGGACATGCCGTCATCGCCCGCCACGGTACCGAGAAGGTGTGGCACTTCGCCCACCACCGAGCACCACCCTGCTCAGAAGGGTATGAGAAGTCGGTGCATGAACTCGCGAAGCAGCTCATCCGCGACAGAAGAGAGCTTCTCGTTCCCACACTGGAAGCTGTTGTTAGCGCGACCGATGCTTACGGACGACGCCTTGAAGACCGAGAGCTCGTCTTTGAAGCCAAGCGAGTGCATTTGGACGACTGTCGGTTATCCGTAAAGTTGAACGATGTGACAGCAGACGTGGTCGGCCGTGCTCAGGACCGCGAGGTGCTCGTCGAAGTGACGGTATTCCATCGACTCATGCCCGATAAGGAGGCGCGACTAAAGGCAACAGGCATCGCTGCACTCGAAGTCGACCTCAGCATCTTCAAGACGGTCCAGGCAACACGCGAGCGTGTTGAGGAAGCGCTGTTCGACAATCGCACAAATCGCCGCTGGCTCCTGCACCCGCATCTCGTGATGGCGGAATCGACCGCCATGGGGCGACTCCAACGACGGCTTGCTGAGATTCGTGAGCAGTATGAGATTGCCGTCCGGGAGCGCGATGCAAAACTACGCGCAGACCGTCCCACGCATCGTTCCGGCTTTGGTGACTCGCCTGTCCGCCGAGTTGGGGCCCTCTACGGCGGCCCGAACTACGAGGCAAGACCGTCGCAAAGCGAAACAACGTGGCGAGCGGCGTTCCCTGATGATGGAGACAATCGTCGCGCACAGGTCGCGCTCGCAAAACGCGCCGGCAAGTCACTGATGGATGTCAAACGAGTGACGGAACAGGCGACCAAGCGCGAGCACCTCCAAGCCGTAACTCCCGCATCACTCGCAGAAAAATGGGCTGACCAACTCCACATTGATGCAAAAGACGTGATGCGTTTTTTCGAGGATGCGTTCTACGTCATTTGA